From the Mauremys reevesii isolate NIE-2019 unplaced genomic scaffold, ASM1616193v1 Contig96, whole genome shotgun sequence genome, one window contains:
- the LOC120395123 gene encoding 1-phosphatidylinositol 4,5-bisphosphate phosphodiesterase gamma-1-like, whose translation MAFTHFTHFYKNLMFDAQKSVIEQLELSFPLRNVDRAELCQITLYDFQKFLQHDQKEPWASDIGKVREYMCGYLRDPFSDMAEPFFQLDEFLTYLFSRENMVMDAKYERVVPEEMNYPLSHYWISSSHNTYLTGDQFSSESSLEAYARCLRMGCRCIELDCWDGPDDLPIIYHGHTLTSKIKFLDVLHTIKEHAFVTSEFPIILSIEDHCSIVQQRNMASHFKKVFGDMLLTKPVDINADELPSPTQLKKKILIKHKKLVEGNLYEEVSTASYSENDISNSIKNGILYLEDPIDHTWSPHYFVLTSNKIYYSEETSRYQSNEDEEEVEQKEEFNNNELHFSEKWFHGKLGGGRDGRQIAEKLLHEYCTETGGKDGTFLVRESETFVGDYTLSFWRSSRVQHCRIHSRQEAGTTKFYLTDNLVFDSLYSLICHYREVPLRCNEFEMRLTDPVPQPNAHESKEWYHANLSRLQAEHMLMRVPRDGAFLLRKRSEPNSYAISFRAEGKIKHCRIQQEGRLFMLGSSAEFESLVDLVSYYEKHPLYRKMKLRYPINEETLEKMGTAELDYGALYEVRTPHFYVEANKMPMARCTVKALYDYKAQREDELSFCKQAIIHNVDKQDGGWWRGDYGGKKQLWFPANYVEEIMNVLVQEQDEASAENSPLGNFLKGFIDVPSCHVVISKDGRSSKPFVFTIHSQQMSHPSQSLDVAADTQEELNDWVAKIREATQNADARMQEGKIMERRKKIALELSELVVYCRPVPFDEEKIGTDKACYRDMSSFPETKAEKYANRSKGKKFLQYNRRQLSRVYPKGQRLDSSNYDPLPMWICGSQLVALNFQTPDKPMQLNQALFMLGGRSGYVLQPDIMRDDLFDPFDKSSLKIVEPITVQLQILGARHLPKNGRSIVCPFVEVEVCGSEFDSSKNKTDVVADNGLNPVWLFKQFVFDINNPEFAFLRFVVYEEDMFSDPNFLAQATFPVKGLKTGYRSVPLKNSYTEDLELSSLLIHIEIINAKEEDEENLYSSIQQLRDRASELSNRVSSFEHSNNCDLRHQQWLDELRAAKERLMELTEVRNRKLMEKKKRDRQMASKHN comes from the exons ATGGCCTTCACCCACTTCACTCACTTCTACAAAAATCTAATGTTCGATGCTCAGAAATCG GTCATCGAGCAGCTGGAGCTCTCCTTCCCCTTGCG gaaCGTTGACCGGGCGGAGCTGTGCCAGATTACACTGTACGACTTCCAGAAGTTCCTGCAGCACGACCAGAAG GAGCCCTGGGCCAGTGACATCGGCAAGGTGCGGGAGTACATGTGTGGCTACCTCAGGGACCCCTTCAGTGACATGGCAGAACCCTTCTTCCAGCTGGATGAG TTTCTGACGTACCTGTTCTCCAGGGAAAACATGGTCATGGACGCCAAGTACGAGCGGGTGGTCCCAGAGGAGATGAACTACCCGCTGTCCCACTACTGGATCTCCTCCTCCCACAATAC GTATCTGACTGGGGACCAGTTCTCCAGTGAGTCCTCGCTGGAAGCCTACGCTCGCTGCCTCCGGATGGGCTGCCGCTGCATAGAGC TGGACTGTTGGGATGGTCCAGACGACCTGCCAATCATCTACcacggacacacactcacctccAAAATCAAATTCCTGGATGTCCTGCACACCATCAAGGAACACGCCTTCGTGACCTCTGA GTTCCCCATCATCCTCTCCATCGAGGACCACTGCAGCATCGTCCAGCAGAGGAACATGGCCTCCCACTTCAAGAAGGTCTTTGGGGACATGCTGCTCACCAAGCCAGTGGACATCAACGCCGATGAGTTGccttcccccacccagctcaAGAAGAAAATCCTCATCAAG CACAAGAAGCTGGTGGAAGGGAACCTTTACGAAGAAGTCTCCACGGCCAGTTACTCGGAGAATGACATCAGCAACTCCATCAAGAATGGCATCCTGTACCTTGAGGACCCCATTGACCAT ACCTGGAGCCCACATTACTTTGTGCTGACAAGCAACAAGATCTATTACTCCGAGGAGACGTCCCGCTACCAGTCCAACGAGGATGAGGAAGAGGTGGAACAAAAAGAG GAGTTTAACAACAACGAGCTGCACTTCAGCGAGAAGTGGTTTCACGGGAAGCTGGGCGGGGGGCGTGACGGGCGCCAGATTGCTGAGAAGCTGCTGCACGAGTACTGCACCGAGACGGGTGGGAAGGACGGCACCTTCCTGGTGCGGGAGAGCGAGACCTTTGTGGGAGATTACACCCTCTCCTTCTG GCGGTCCAGCCGAGTCCAGCATTGCCGTATCCACTCCCGGCAGGAAGCCGGCACCACCAAGTTCTACCTGACGGACAACCTGGTGTTCGACAGCCTCTACAGCCTGATCTGCCACTACCGCGAGGTGCCGCTGCGGTGCAATGAGTTTGAGATGAGGCTCACAGACCCCGTGCCGCAGCCCAACGCCCACGAGAGCAAAGA GTGGTACCATGCCAACCTGTCCCGCCTGCAGGCCGAGCACATGCTGATGAGGGTGCCCCGGGACGGAGCCTTCCTGCTGCGCAAACGCAGCGAGCCCAACTCCTATGCTATCTCCTTCAG AGCGGAGGGCAAGATCAAGCATTGCCGCATCCAGCAGGAGGGCCGGCTCTTCATGCTGGGCAGCTCCGCCGAGTTCGAGAGCCTGGTGGATCTGGTGAGCTACTACGAGAAGCACCCGCTCTACCGCAAGATGAAACTCCGCTACCCCATCAACGAGGAGACGCTGGAGAAGATGGGCACCGCT GAGCTGGACTATGGAGCCCTGTATGAAGTGCGAACCCCTCACTTCTACGTGGAGGCCAACAAGATGCCAATGGCCAGG TGTACGGTGAAGGCCCTCTACGATTACAAAGCCCAGCGGGAAGACGAGCTCTCGTTCTGCAAACAGGCCATCATCCACAACGTGGACAAGCAGGATGGAGGCTG GTGGCGAGGAGACTACGGGGGCAAGAAGcagctgtggttcccagccaactACGTGGAGGAGATCATGAACGTGCTGGTACAGGAGCAGGACGAGGCT TCGGCAGAAAACAGCCCCCTGGGGAACTTCCTGAAAGGGTTCATTGACGTACCGTCCTGCCATGTAG TTATCTCCAAAGACGGGAGGAGCTCCAAACCATTTGTCTTCACCATCCATTCCCAGCAGATGTCCCACCCGTCCCAATCACTGGACGTGGCTGCAGACACACAGGAGGAACTCAACGACTGGGTGGCCAAGATCCGGGAGGCCACACAGAACGCAGATGCCAGG ATGCAAGAGGGGAAGATCATGGAGCGGAGGAAGAAGATCGCCCTGGAGCTCTCCGAGCTGGTCGTTTACTGCCGCCCGGTGCCATTTGATGAAGAGA AGATCGGCACAGACAAGGCTTGCTATCGGGACATGTCCTCCTTCCCCGAGACCAAGGCCGAGAAGTACGCCAACCGCAGCAAGGGCAAGAAGTTCCTGCAGTACAACCGGCGCCAGCTCAGCCGCGTCTACCCCAAGGGCCAGCGCCTGGACTCCTCCAACTACGACCCGCTGCCCATGTGGATCTGCGGCAGCCAGCTGGTGGCCCTTAACTTCCAGACCCCCG ATAAACCAATGCAGTTGAACCAGGCCCTGTTCATGCTGGGAGGCCGCAGCGGTTACGTCCTGCAGCCAGACATCATGAGGGACGACTTGTTTGACCCCTTTGACAAGAGCAGCCTGAAGATCGTGGAACCCatcactgtgcagctccag ATCCTAGGCGCCCGGCATCTCCCCAAGAATGGCAGGAGCATCGTGTGCCCCTTCGTGGAGGTGGAGGTCTGCGGCTCGGAGTTTGACAGCAGCAAGAACAAGACGGACGTCGTAg ctgATAACGGCCTGAACCCCGTGTGGCTTTTCAAGCAGTTCGTCTTCGACATCAACAACCCTGAGTTTGCCTTCCTGCGCTTTGTGGTGTACGAGGAGGACATGTTCAGCGACCCCAACTTCCTGGCCCAGGCCACCTTCCCCGTCAAGGGCCTCAAAACAG gctaCCGGTCAGTGCCCCTGAAGAACAGCTACACTGAGGACCTGGAGCTCTCCTCCCTGCTCATCCACATCGAAATCATCAACGCCAAG GAAGAAGACGAGGAGAACCTGTACTCCTCCATCCAGCAGCTGCGTGACCGAGCCAGTGAACTCTCCAACCGGGTCTCGAGCTTCGAACACAGCAACAACTGTGACTTGCGCCACCAGCAGTGGCTGGATGAGCTGCGGGCAGCCAAGGAGCGGCTGATGGAGCTGACCGAAGTGCGCAACAGGAA GCTGATggagaaaaagaagagagatcGACAGATGGCCAGCAAGCACAACTGA